Proteins found in one Helicobacter colisuis genomic segment:
- the rpsI gene encoding 30S ribosomal protein S9: MAKIYATGKRKTAIAKVWLTTGSGKLSINGMSLNDWLGGHEAIKMKVMQPLLLTKQEKSVDIVATAMGSGYSAQAEALRHGISKALAAYDTNFRAILKPKGLLTRDSRVVERKKYGKRKARRSPQFSKR, translated from the coding sequence ATGGCAAAGATTTATGCAACAGGAAAAAGAAAAACAGCAATTGCTAAAGTATGGCTAACTACAGGAAGTGGAAAGCTTAGCATTAATGGTATGAGCTTGAATGATTGGTTAGGTGGTCATGAGGCTATTAAAATGAAAGTAATGCAGCCATTGCTTCTTACCAAGCAAGAAAAGAGTGTGGATATTGTTGCTACTGCAATGGGAAGTGGTTATTCTGCACAAGCAGAAGCATTGCGACATGGGATTTCAAAAGCATTAGCTGCTTATGATACAAATTTTCGCGCTATTCTTAAGCCAAAAGGTCTGCTTACGAGAGATTCAAGAGTTGTTGAGCGCAAAAAATATGGTAAAAGAAAAGCAAGAAGAAGTCCTCAATTCTCAAAAAGATAA
- a CDS encoding ABC transporter ATP-binding protein — translation MALLELENVSIAFGGLKAIDNVSFKVKEDTIFGLIGPNGAGKTTMFNIITANYKPTSGKVTFCGRNISRFKPNTIVNLGIARTFQNIRLFTSMSVLENVMIGLHNEAKYSFFEAMFRVGRYFKEEKRIKNKAIELLEYLGLGDKINLPANSLSYGNSRKVEIARALATNPKMLLLDEPAAGMNPKETEELCELILKMKKDFNLSVLLIEHDMPFVNKLCSEVLVLDYGKKLFSGTPQEAINDKQVITAYLGDYYAKN, via the coding sequence ATGGCATTACTAGAGTTAGAGAATGTAAGTATTGCTTTTGGTGGATTAAAGGCGATTGATAATGTAAGTTTTAAAGTAAAAGAAGATACGATTTTTGGATTAATTGGTCCAAATGGTGCGGGTAAAACCACGATGTTTAATATTATTACTGCTAATTATAAGCCCACAAGTGGCAAAGTAACATTTTGTGGGCGAAATATTTCTAGATTTAAACCTAATACTATTGTTAATTTAGGTATAGCAAGAACTTTTCAAAATATACGACTTTTTACTTCAATGAGTGTGTTAGAGAATGTTATGATTGGATTACACAATGAAGCAAAATATAGTTTTTTTGAAGCAATGTTTAGAGTGGGTAGATATTTTAAAGAAGAAAAAAGAATCAAAAACAAAGCAATTGAGTTGCTAGAATATTTGGGACTTGGAGATAAGATTAATTTGCCTGCTAATTCTTTGAGTTATGGAAATAGTCGTAAGGTTGAAATTGCAAGAGCATTAGCCACTAATCCTAAAATGCTTTTGTTAGATGAACCTGCAGCAGGTATGAATCCAAAAGAAACTGAAGAATTATGTGAGTTAATTTTGAAAATGAAAAAAGACTTTAATTTAAGTGTGTTGTTAATTGAGCATGATATGCCTTTTGTAAATAAGCTTTGTTCTGAAGTATTGGTTTTAGATTATGGTAAAAAGCTCTTTAGTGGAACACCCCAAGAAGCAATTAATGATAAGCAGGTTATTACTGCATATTTAGGGGATTATTATGCTAAAAATTGA
- the rplM gene encoding 50S ribosomal protein L13, with the protein MNITKMAKANEIKREWIVLDAEGKTFGRLITEVATLLRGKHKPCYTPNVDCGDFVVVINAPKAKFSGMKLDDKEYFTHSGYFGSTKSKTLKEMLEKHPEKLYKLAVRGMLPKTKLGRAMIKKLKVYCDANHPHTAQVSK; encoded by the coding sequence ATGAATATTACCAAAATGGCAAAAGCCAATGAAATCAAACGCGAGTGGATTGTGCTTGATGCAGAGGGAAAAACTTTTGGACGCCTTATTACAGAGGTTGCAACATTATTGAGAGGAAAGCATAAGCCTTGCTATACTCCAAATGTAGATTGTGGCGATTTTGTCGTTGTTATTAATGCACCTAAGGCAAAATTTAGTGGTATGAAGCTAGATGATAAAGAATATTTTACACATTCTGGTTATTTTGGAAGCACAAAATCCAAGACACTTAAAGAAATGCTAGAGAAACACCCAGAAAAACTTTATAAATTAGCAGTTCGCGGTATGCTTCCTAAGACAAAGTTGGGTCGGGCAATGATTAAGAAGCTTAAAGTTTATTGTGATGCAAATCACCCTCACACTGCACAAGTATCAAAGTAA
- a CDS encoding DUF485 domain-containing protein, giving the protein MEQKYLESVQKYKSFVAFRSKVSLILSLAILLCYYVFLLSIGIFPEVLGYRVGPSAITLGIILGIFLIVLCILATGLYTFFANWYFDKMQKETLEDLEKSGALEDLKNGKIKE; this is encoded by the coding sequence ATGGAACAAAAATATTTAGAATCGGTTCAAAAATATAAAAGCTTTGTAGCTTTTAGGAGTAAGGTTAGTTTAATATTGTCTTTAGCTATTTTGCTTTGTTATTATGTATTTTTGTTAAGTATTGGGATTTTTCCGGAAGTTTTGGGTTATCGTGTTGGTCCTAGTGCTATTACCCTAGGGATTATTCTTGGAATCTTTTTAATCGTGTTGTGTATTTTAGCAACAGGGCTTTATACTTTTTTTGCAAATTGGTATTTTGATAAAATGCAAAAAGAAACCTTAGAAGATTTAGAAAAAAGTGGGGCGTTAGAAGACTTGAAAAATGGGAAGATAAAGGAGTAA
- a CDS encoding ABC transporter ATP-binding protein, whose product MLKIENLEVYYGLIVGLKGINFHIEEHEIITLIGSNGAGKTSTLNGIVHSVKTKGKVYFFGADISNIPTHKIIQRGIALVPEGRHIFVNLSVDENLRMGAYNNDENFLAMKEKMYSLFPRLKERYKQMAGTMSGGEQQMLAIARALMSEPKLLMLDEPSLGLAPKVVGELFEIISNLRENGITILLVEQNAFAALRVANRAYVLENGRITMDGDAKDILQNPEIKKLYLGG is encoded by the coding sequence ATGCTAAAAATTGAAAATCTAGAAGTCTATTATGGCTTAATTGTCGGATTAAAAGGGATTAATTTTCATATTGAAGAGCACGAGATTATTACGCTTATTGGAAGCAATGGTGCAGGAAAAACTTCAACTCTCAATGGAATTGTCCATAGTGTTAAAACCAAGGGAAAAGTTTATTTTTTTGGAGCGGATATTTCAAATATTCCTACTCATAAAATTATTCAGCGAGGAATCGCGCTTGTCCCAGAAGGAAGACATATTTTTGTAAATCTTAGTGTGGATGAGAATTTGAGAATGGGCGCTTATAATAATGATGAAAATTTTTTAGCAATGAAAGAAAAAATGTATTCTCTTTTTCCTCGCTTAAAAGAGCGTTATAAACAAATGGCAGGCACAATGAGTGGTGGAGAGCAACAAATGCTTGCTATTGCTAGAGCGTTAATGAGTGAGCCAAAGCTTTTGATGCTTGATGAGCCAAGCCTTGGATTAGCACCTAAAGTAGTGGGAGAACTCTTTGAGATTATTAGTAATTTAAGGGAGAATGGCATTACGATTTTATTAGTAGAGCAAAATGCCTTTGCAGCTTTGAGAGTGGCAAATAGGGCTTATGTTCTTGAAAATGGTAGAATTACAATGGATGGTGATGCAAAAGATATTTTGCAAAACCCAGAAATTAAAAAACTTTATTTGGGTGGATAA
- a CDS encoding dolichyl-diphosphooligosaccharide--protein glycosyltransferase subunit STT3 codes for MVKEKQEEVLNSQKDNQFPSFGLDFIAPILRNLKNHLFTRLISHSFFWHFILLFIIFLLPLLFHYFDYSILSKDSQNFFENTLILTSYDSYFYAKGVKEFLETFNLSLPYLSILGGILTKIFGLENTLVWSSVILSASFGVVLYFLIFAVLEYLGILTKKTNQIFAFLGAILGVLSPHFYQRNGAGYFDTDMLILSLPLLAVICLWQYLVKRQFYFLVFFSLATFLSVGWHNGIQNLLLVGFLLYVGYELFNILFFKQAKSPILVISSLFLIVLSPSPYSFFVLLLALIALYFERLKISLVVFCLACGYAYFFGLFNPMIAQLKAYLFGEIQYSKAFIYASVVESILETSKANFAILMQRSGGVGLFFLGLIGFVGFGFYYSLVRKNFIYLCIFLFPFLLLGFATLKLGVRFSFFLSPILALGCVLLVVGFLGIIQRFLKIILLVFAGIVAMWIANLEYEIPKPILKAQEIEAFKALPFGLNDIVFVWWDYGYALEYFTQAQTLLHGGRHSGIVNYPIAEILLNHSEILGKNLSLLLAQKMQEIPKSQWNRIFEIILKQEKETPQAFLGKLALNDFRINYYFKGEVYWILPKRMLFLAANINGFRNVDLESGKRIKEGVFLYEKTNSKTKEEYVLFKDFYLKKIQNGTLDAKLIFKNIQFVMDFDYLKSNLIQWLVFRNNPMMNLVFENESILVYQIPKE; via the coding sequence ATGGTAAAAGAAAAGCAAGAAGAAGTCCTCAATTCTCAAAAAGATAATCAATTTCCAAGCTTTGGCTTGGATTTTATCGCTCCTATTCTTAGAAATTTGAAAAATCACCTTTTTACTAGATTAATCTCTCACTCATTTTTCTGGCATTTTATTTTACTTTTTATCATTTTTTTATTGCCACTTTTATTTCACTATTTTGATTATTCGATACTTTCAAAAGATTCTCAAAATTTTTTTGAAAATACCTTAATACTTACTTCCTATGATTCTTATTTTTATGCCAAAGGGGTAAAAGAATTTTTAGAAACTTTTAATTTGAGTTTGCCTTATTTATCTATTTTAGGCGGAATATTGACAAAAATTTTTGGACTTGAAAATACGCTAGTATGGAGCAGTGTTATTTTGAGTGCTAGTTTTGGTGTGGTGCTGTATTTTCTGATTTTTGCAGTTTTGGAATATTTGGGGATTCTTACCAAAAAAACTAATCAAATTTTTGCTTTTTTGGGTGCAATTCTTGGAGTATTATCACCACATTTTTATCAACGCAATGGCGCTGGATATTTTGATACAGATATGCTAATACTCTCTTTGCCACTTTTAGCGGTCATTTGTCTCTGGCAATATCTTGTTAAAAGGCAGTTTTATTTTTTGGTTTTTTTTAGTCTTGCTACATTTTTATCAGTTGGTTGGCATAATGGAATCCAAAATCTTTTATTGGTTGGATTCTTATTGTATGTGGGTTATGAGCTTTTTAACATTCTTTTTTTTAAACAAGCTAAAAGTCCGATTTTAGTTATTTCTAGTCTTTTTTTGATTGTTTTAAGCCCCTCTCCTTATAGTTTTTTTGTTTTATTATTAGCATTAATTGCTCTTTATTTCGAGAGATTAAAAATATCTTTGGTTGTTTTTTGTCTTGCTTGTGGTTATGCGTATTTTTTCGGGCTTTTTAATCCGATGATTGCGCAGCTAAAGGCTTATTTGTTTGGTGAGATTCAATATTCTAAAGCTTTTATTTATGCCTCTGTGGTGGAGAGTATTTTAGAGACAAGCAAAGCAAATTTTGCAATTTTAATGCAAAGAAGTGGGGGAGTTGGGTTATTTTTTTTGGGATTAATTGGATTTGTTGGGTTTGGATTTTATTACTCGCTTGTGAGAAAAAATTTTATTTATTTGTGTATTTTTTTATTTCCTTTTTTATTGTTGGGCTTTGCTACTTTAAAGCTTGGTGTGCGGTTTAGCTTTTTTTTATCACCCATTTTGGCTTTGGGGTGCGTGTTGTTGGTTGTTGGATTTTTGGGGATTATTCAGAGATTTTTAAAAATCATCTTGCTTGTTTTTGCTGGAATAGTAGCTATGTGGATTGCAAATTTGGAATATGAGATTCCAAAGCCTATTTTAAAAGCCCAAGAAATTGAAGCTTTTAAGGCATTGCCTTTTGGTTTAAATGATATTGTTTTTGTGTGGTGGGATTATGGCTATGCGTTAGAGTATTTTACGCAGGCGCAAACATTGCTTCATGGTGGGCGTCATTCTGGGATTGTGAATTATCCAATCGCAGAAATTTTACTTAATCATTCAGAAATTTTAGGCAAGAATCTCTCTTTGCTTTTAGCGCAAAAAATGCAAGAGATTCCAAAAAGTCAGTGGAATCGGATTTTTGAAATCATTTTAAAACAAGAAAAAGAGACACCACAGGCTTTCTTGGGGAAATTGGCTTTGAATGATTTTAGGATTAATTACTATTTTAAAGGGGAAGTTTATTGGATTTTACCTAAGCGAATGTTGTTTTTAGCGGCAAATATTAATGGTTTTAGAAATGTAGATTTAGAAAGCGGAAAAAGAATCAAAGAAGGGGTTTTTTTATATGAAAAAACAAATTCAAAAACAAAAGAAGAATATGTGTTGTTTAAAGATTTTTATTTAAAAAAGATTCAAAATGGCACTTTAGATGCCAAGCTTATTTTTAAAAATATACAATTTGTTATGGATTTTGATTATTTAAAAAGTAATTTGATACAATGGTTGGTTTTTAGAAATAATCCTATGATGAATTTAGTCTTTGAAAATGAGAGTATTTTAGTCTATCAAATACCAAAGGAATAA
- the asnB gene encoding asparagine synthase (glutamine-hydrolyzing), protein MCGIAGSLNMPKMTLDKVYSLMSHRGPNAKGILEEMTKGGFLQFFHARLSIQDLSKESNQPMNLEHLSIVFNGEIYNHMELRRELSCTFKTHSDTETILALYLHYGIDFLDKLDGMFAFVIFDRKEHKLVLARDRMGKKPLFYYQKAESFGFASELNTLVGIKKMEIDRDSLAFFLQSGFFYQDGAPYRDVFSLPNGHYGIYDLANHYLKIQSYFDLKAIYEQPKKTNLQESLEACETLLKQSIKNRLLSSDLEVGAFLSGGIDSSLIVALASEINPNLRTFTISFDGTYDESSLAEMTAKRYHTNHTTLKISTDLKQDIFKILQNYGRPFADSSAIPSYYVAREAKKYLSVILNGDGADELFGGYRRYIGHLLIPKTKALGGTLGLFPKPREKKSLYNYFYRLLQMARHYQKDFKSYYLSATTDIFEGYFSFETHLNDSFNQDLESTFCSKISPLSQMLLLDSQCLLLSDLLPKMDIATMANSLEGRSPFLSKILVEFAPALDDSLKIKGKKTKYLLRLLAQKYLDAEVYNAPKRGFEVPLKQWINGELKEIILQVLQKPSISDQFLSKDEIDEICFGSKIPSEKRAKMLWSLFSLEVWYQKYLEY, encoded by the coding sequence ATGTGTGGAATCGCTGGAAGCCTTAATATGCCTAAGATGACTTTAGATAAAGTTTATTCTTTAATGTCTCATAGAGGACCCAATGCAAAAGGGATATTAGAGGAGATGACAAAGGGTGGATTTTTGCAGTTTTTTCACGCAAGACTAAGCATTCAAGATTTAAGCAAAGAATCTAATCAACCTATGAATTTAGAGCATTTGAGTATTGTTTTTAATGGAGAGATTTATAATCATATGGAGTTAAGAAGAGAGCTTTCTTGCACTTTTAAAACTCATAGTGATACCGAGACAATTTTGGCTTTGTATTTGCATTATGGTATTGATTTTTTGGATAAATTAGATGGAATGTTTGCATTTGTAATCTTTGATAGAAAAGAGCACAAGCTAGTTTTAGCGCGCGATAGAATGGGAAAAAAACCACTTTTTTACTATCAAAAAGCAGAATCATTTGGCTTTGCAAGTGAATTAAACACGCTAGTTGGAATAAAAAAAATGGAGATAGATAGAGATTCTTTAGCCTTTTTTTTGCAAAGTGGTTTTTTTTATCAAGATGGTGCGCCTTATAGAGATGTTTTTTCTTTGCCTAATGGACATTATGGAATTTATGATTTAGCAAATCATTATTTAAAGATTCAGAGTTATTTTGATTTAAAAGCAATTTATGAGCAACCCAAAAAAACAAATTTGCAAGAATCTTTGGAGGCTTGTGAAACGCTATTAAAACAAAGCATAAAAAATAGGCTTTTGTCTTCGGATTTGGAAGTGGGGGCATTTTTAAGTGGTGGGATTGATAGCTCATTGATTGTGGCTTTAGCTAGTGAGATAAATCCAAATTTGCGCACTTTTACCATTTCATTTGATGGTACTTATGATGAGAGTAGTTTAGCAGAAATGACAGCAAAGAGATACCACACTAATCACACAACTTTAAAGATTAGCACGGATTTGAAGCAAGATATTTTTAAGATTTTGCAAAATTATGGGCGACCTTTTGCTGATAGCTCAGCGATTCCTAGCTATTATGTTGCAAGGGAGGCAAAAAAATATTTAAGTGTGATTTTAAATGGTGATGGAGCAGATGAGCTTTTTGGGGGTTATCGGCGTTATATTGGGCATTTGCTTATTCCAAAAACTAAAGCTTTGGGTGGTACTTTGGGATTATTTCCCAAACCTAGAGAGAAAAAATCACTTTATAATTACTTTTATCGTCTTTTGCAAATGGCACGCCATTATCAAAAAGATTTTAAATCTTATTATTTGAGTGCAACAACAGATATTTTTGAAGGGTATTTTAGTTTTGAAACACACTTAAATGATTCTTTTAATCAAGATTTGGAATCGACTTTTTGCTCCAAAATTTCCCCACTCTCACAAATGCTTTTATTAGATTCACAATGTCTTTTATTAAGTGATTTACTACCTAAGATGGATATTGCCACAATGGCAAACTCGTTAGAGGGTCGCTCTCCTTTTCTTTCTAAAATACTAGTAGAATTTGCTCCTGCTTTAGATGATTCTCTAAAAATAAAAGGTAAAAAAACAAAATATCTTTTGCGGCTTTTAGCACAGAAATATTTAGATGCAGAAGTCTATAATGCTCCAAAAAGAGGCTTTGAAGTGCCTCTAAAACAATGGATTAATGGAGAATTAAAAGAAATTATTTTGCAGGTTTTACAAAAACCAAGCATTAGCGATCAATTTCTTTCTAAAGATGAGATAGATGAGATTTGCTTTGGCTCTAAAATCCCTAGTGAGAAGCGCGCTAAAATGCTGTGGAGTTTATTTTCGTTAGAAGTGTGGTATCAAAAATATTTAGAATATTAA
- a CDS encoding universal stress protein has translation MKKILFAVDDTKACQKAAEFVVNFFGDREDCAITIIHVKTPIMLYGEAALAAYEDIEKKENEESDRLLEDFSAIFTNKGVNIKQELLEGEAVSEVLNYAKDFDLLVIGQSEESFWNKIFSTNQNDLSQKSPISILIAK, from the coding sequence ATGAAAAAGATTTTATTTGCGGTGGATGACACAAAAGCTTGTCAAAAAGCAGCAGAATTTGTGGTGAATTTTTTTGGAGATAGGGAGGATTGTGCCATTACTATTATTCATGTCAAAACTCCCATTATGCTTTATGGCGAAGCTGCATTAGCTGCGTATGAGGATATTGAAAAAAAGGAAAATGAGGAAAGTGATCGCTTGTTGGAGGATTTTAGTGCGATTTTTACTAATAAAGGCGTTAATATTAAGCAAGAATTGCTAGAAGGTGAGGCAGTTTCAGAAGTGTTAAATTATGCCAAAGATTTTGATTTGCTAGTTATTGGTCAAAGTGAAGAGAGTTTTTGGAATAAAATTTTCTCTACTAATCAAAATGATCTTTCCCAAAAGTCTCCCATTTCAATTCTTATTGCAAAATAA
- a CDS encoding cation acetate symporter yields MKKILGIFLGLISAGFGAGFDMENVVVSEFNPIAVTLFLIFVLATLGITYYSNKKSQSASGFYTAGGNITGMQNGTAIAGDFMSAASFLGITALVFTNGFDGLIYSIGFLAGWPIILFLIAEKFRNLGKFTFADITAYRLESKPIRIISAVSALSVIVFYLIAQMVGAGQLIQILFGLPYGAAVIIVGILMICYVTFGGMHATTWVQIIKAILLLGGATFMAIMILYLTKFDLSYYFNQAIQNHLQGKKIMLPGGFLPDSISAISLGLALMFGTAGLPHILMRFFTVKDAKEARKSVFYATGLMGYFYILTFIIGFGAIALLLGNPQFTNVDGSFNGITNMVAITLAKVLGGDIFYGFISAVAFATILAVVAGLAISGAGAISHDLFVNVCKNGVCDPKLEMKVTKISTIGIGIFAILLGIIFEKQNVAFTVGLAFAIAASVNFPILLLSIYWKNLTTKGAFWGGLIGLISVLVMVILSPSIWIKSFGFSEAIFPYDHPAIFSMPITFILIYIISKLDNSQRAKIDKEGFAAQDFRAQSGVGISEAVAH; encoded by the coding sequence ATGAAAAAAATTCTTGGAATCTTTTTGGGATTAATTAGTGCAGGTTTTGGAGCAGGATTTGATATGGAAAATGTTGTGGTATCAGAGTTTAACCCCATTGCAGTAACATTGTTTTTGATTTTTGTGTTAGCCACGCTTGGGATTACGTATTATTCTAACAAAAAAAGTCAAAGTGCTAGTGGCTTTTACACAGCTGGTGGTAATATTACAGGTATGCAAAATGGGACAGCAATTGCTGGAGATTTTATGAGTGCGGCTAGTTTTTTAGGGATTACAGCACTAGTTTTTACTAATGGATTTGATGGCTTAATTTATTCTATAGGATTTTTAGCGGGTTGGCCTATTATTCTTTTTTTAATAGCAGAAAAATTTAGAAATTTGGGTAAATTTACTTTTGCAGATATTACTGCCTATCGTTTAGAATCAAAACCAATTCGTATTATTTCAGCGGTTTCTGCTTTAAGTGTTATTGTTTTTTACCTTATTGCACAAATGGTTGGTGCGGGGCAGTTGATTCAGATTCTCTTTGGGCTTCCTTATGGGGCTGCAGTAATTATTGTAGGAATCTTGATGATTTGTTATGTTACTTTTGGTGGAATGCATGCTACAACTTGGGTTCAAATCATAAAAGCGATTTTATTGCTAGGCGGTGCTACTTTTATGGCAATTATGATTTTGTATCTTACTAAGTTTGATTTAAGTTATTATTTTAATCAAGCCATACAGAATCATTTGCAAGGGAAAAAAATAATGTTGCCTGGAGGATTCTTACCTGATAGTATTTCAGCTATTTCTTTGGGACTTGCCTTGATGTTTGGGACAGCTGGATTACCCCATATTTTGATGAGATTTTTCACAGTGAAAGATGCCAAAGAGGCTAGAAAATCTGTTTTTTATGCCACTGGTTTAATGGGATATTTTTATATTCTAACTTTCATTATTGGTTTTGGGGCAATTGCACTTTTGCTTGGTAATCCTCAATTTACCAATGTAGATGGTAGTTTTAATGGGATTACTAATATGGTTGCAATCACTCTAGCAAAAGTATTGGGTGGAGATATTTTTTATGGTTTCATTTCTGCAGTTGCTTTTGCGACGATTTTGGCTGTGGTAGCTGGGCTAGCTATTTCTGGAGCGGGAGCTATTAGTCATGATTTGTTTGTGAATGTTTGCAAAAATGGTGTGTGCGATCCTAAATTAGAAATGAAGGTAACTAAAATTTCAACAATTGGAATTGGAATTTTTGCAATTTTACTTGGAATTATCTTTGAAAAACAAAATGTTGCTTTCACGGTTGGACTTGCTTTTGCGATTGCAGCAAGTGTGAATTTTCCAATTTTACTTTTGAGTATTTATTGGAAGAATCTTACAACTAAGGGTGCATTTTGGGGGGGATTGATTGGATTAATTTCTGTTTTGGTGATGGTGATTTTAAGTCCTAGTATTTGGATTAAAAGCTTTGGGTTTAGTGAAGCGATTTTTCCTTATGATCATCCTGCGATTTTTTCAATGCCTATTACTTTTATTTTAATTTATATTATTTCCAAGCTTGATAATTCGCAAAGAGCTAAGATTGACAAAGAAGGATTTGCAGCACAAGATTTTAGAGCGCAAAGTGGAGTAGGGATTAGCGAGGCGGTTGCACATTAA
- a CDS encoding branched-chain amino acid ABC transporter permease encodes MNKWQKFYDSNPVSATLGGHFLLYVSVIVVLFLAQCFLNDYVLRIFNNILIFIILAVSYNLINGVTGQLSLEPNGFVAIGAYITALMLLSEDSKLGMFDLADPHPFVLSMNSELLPALLCSGLVAAFIAVLLAFPVFRVRGDYLAIVTLGFGFIIKILAINNPEWTNGAIGLNEIPNNADSVVGGLRSLMQGWIDSPNIPEFLKESLAFVYKHSFENGADITVLFWSGILAVAAVILILQVVSSKYGRAMKAVRDDEDAAIAMGVNTFKIKTFAFSTSAFLEGVGGGLMAALLTTIDPKIFGFELTFQLLIIIVLGGLGSTSGAILGAILVIGGGEWLRFLDQPLVFFGTDFGTYPGLRMVFFSLILLVIMLFAREGIMGKKEIWDLKPRFFGIFGRRA; translated from the coding sequence ATGAACAAATGGCAGAAATTTTATGATTCAAACCCTGTAAGTGCGACTTTAGGTGGGCATTTTTTACTTTATGTTAGTGTGATTGTAGTTCTGTTTTTAGCACAATGCTTTTTAAATGATTATGTCTTAAGAATTTTTAATAACATTTTGATTTTTATTATCCTTGCTGTGAGTTATAACTTGATTAATGGTGTAACAGGGCAGCTTTCTTTGGAGCCTAATGGATTTGTGGCAATTGGGGCTTACATTACAGCTTTAATGCTTTTAAGCGAAGATTCAAAGCTTGGAATGTTTGATTTAGCCGATCCACATCCTTTTGTTCTAAGCATGAATAGTGAATTACTTCCTGCTTTGCTTTGTAGTGGATTAGTGGCGGCTTTTATTGCTGTTTTGTTGGCTTTTCCTGTCTTTAGAGTAAGAGGTGATTATTTGGCTATTGTAACTTTGGGTTTTGGTTTTATTATTAAAATTTTAGCAATTAATAATCCTGAATGGACAAATGGCGCAATTGGGTTAAATGAGATTCCAAATAATGCTGATTCTGTGGTGGGTGGATTGCGAAGTTTAATGCAAGGCTGGATAGATTCTCCAAATATTCCTGAATTCCTTAAAGAGTCTTTGGCTTTTGTCTATAAACATTCTTTTGAAAATGGTGCGGACATTACCGTGCTTTTTTGGAGTGGTATTTTAGCAGTAGCAGCAGTTATTTTGATTTTGCAAGTTGTGTCTTCTAAGTATGGCAGAGCGATGAAAGCAGTCAGAGATGATGAAGATGCTGCTATTGCCATGGGTGTTAATACTTTTAAAATCAAAACTTTTGCCTTTTCTACAAGTGCGTTTTTAGAAGGGGTTGGAGGTGGATTAATGGCAGCTTTATTGACCACCATCGATCCTAAAATTTTTGGTTTTGAGCTAACTTTTCAGCTTTTAATTATCATTGTGCTTGGTGGGCTTGGTAGCACAAGTGGTGCGATTTTGGGTGCCATTTTGGTTATTGGTGGAGGAGAGTGGCTTAGATTTTTAGATCAACCTTTGGTGTTTTTTGGGACAGATTTTGGAACCTATCCTGGTTTAAGAATGGTATTTTTCTCTTTGATTTTACTTGTTATTATGCTTTTTGCAAGAGAAGGAATCATGGGTAAAAAGGAAATATGGGATTTGAAACCTAGATTTTTTGGAATCTTTGGCAGGAGAGCGTGA